A genomic segment from Aegilops tauschii subsp. strangulata cultivar AL8/78 chromosome 1, Aet v6.0, whole genome shotgun sequence encodes:
- the LOC109739499 gene encoding zinc-finger homeodomain protein 9-like has product MDIKYPKGFVKKVRQAVVALAVKGVKYKECSRNHALATSGQVMDGCGECMPLGDLNPTDASSYNRLLGALRIQRLPAQLSPTMAPPHHVVMSARKWSRTMCTAYQKMRMQELSKHLGWCLQKRDKDIIKARCHDIGIGKDIFRN; this is encoded by the exons ATGGACATCAAGTACCCTAAGGGGTTCGTCAAGAAGGTAAGGCAGGCGGTCGTGGCATTGGCGGTGAAAGGGGTGAAATACAAGGAGTGTAGTAGGAACCACGCGCTGGCTACGAGTGGGCAAGTCATGGACGGCTGCGGGGAGTGCATGCCGTTGGGGGACCTGAACCCCACCGACGCATCGTCATACAA CCGCCTGTTGGGGGCACTGCGGATCCAGAGGCTCCCCGCCCAGCTCTCGCCGACGATGGCGCCACCGCACCATGTGGTTATGTCGGCGAGGAAGTGGTCCCGCACCATGTGCACTGCCTACCAGAAGATGCGCATGCAGGAGCTGTCGAAGCACCTAGGGTGGTGCCTGCAGAAGCGCGATAAGGACATCATCAAAGCGAGGTGCCATGACATTGGCATCGGTAAGGACATCTTTAGGAACTAG